One Mycobacteroides salmoniphilum DNA segment encodes these proteins:
- the scoE gene encoding TauD/TfdA dioxygenase family protein translates to MTLNVKGEGLGAQVTGIDPGNLDGITTQEIRELVYRNKLVILKDVHPSPEEFIRLGRLIGEIVPYYEPVYHHEDHPEIFVSSTEEGQGVPRTGAFWHVDYMFMPKPFAFSMVVPLAVPGRDRGTYFIDLNKVWESLSGTIKDSVRGTFSTHTPRRYIKIRPSDVYRPIGEILAEIERVTPPQKWPTVIKHPKTGEEILYICEAGTETIEDGDGTLLDAALLQQLLEESGQLDPDYASPFIHAQHYEVGDIVLWDNRSLVHRAKHGTASGTLTTHRLTMLDGLETPGFAA, encoded by the coding sequence ATGACGCTCAACGTGAAGGGCGAGGGATTGGGGGCACAAGTCACGGGGATTGACCCCGGGAACTTGGACGGAATCACCACGCAGGAGATCCGCGAACTCGTCTACCGGAACAAGCTGGTCATCCTCAAGGATGTGCATCCCTCACCCGAGGAGTTCATCCGGCTTGGGAGATTGATCGGGGAGATAGTTCCCTACTACGAGCCCGTGTATCACCACGAGGATCACCCAGAGATCTTCGTCTCGTCTACCGAAGAGGGACAAGGGGTTCCACGGACCGGCGCATTCTGGCACGTCGACTACATGTTCATGCCGAAACCTTTTGCGTTCTCCATGGTGGTGCCGCTGGCGGTTCCCGGGCGTGATCGCGGGACTTATTTCATCGATCTCAACAAGGTTTGGGAGTCGCTTTCCGGCACGATAAAAGACTCTGTGCGTGGGACATTCAGCACGCATACACCGCGGCGTTACATCAAGATCCGCCCGAGTGATGTCTACCGGCCCATCGGAGAGATCCTGGCCGAGATCGAGAGAGTCACGCCCCCACAGAAATGGCCGACGGTGATCAAACACCCGAAGACCGGGGAAGAGATCCTCTACATCTGTGAGGCGGGTACCGAGACGATCGAGGACGGGGATGGAACTCTCCTCGACGCTGCGCTCCTGCAGCAGCTACTCGAAGAGTCGGGGCAGCTCGACCCCGACTACGCATCGCCGTTTATTCACGCCCAGCACTATGAGGTTGGGGATATCGTGTTGTGGGACAACCGTTCTCTGGTCCATCGTGCAAAACATGGAACGGCATCGGGCACGCTGACGACCCACCGTCTGACCATGTTGGATGGTCTCGAGACGCCCGGATTCGCGGCGTGA
- a CDS encoding FcoT family thioesterase gives MSAVAATLSVQTGLPSTGMAPIAEDLLSRVLEPYSYKGCRYLTDAEYGITSDAVHAQGNFAINESAYIRSTGHFNAVELVLCFNQLAYSAFAQGVINDDIWAFRGWSIDDYCRNQLAGMLIKSTSSRFRRLVNAQQFSARLQARNFHIVDRSWRYLQFHSTIEFWDQDGGSAAGEFEIAVLNIP, from the coding sequence GTGAGCGCTGTCGCGGCAACCCTGTCCGTGCAGACCGGGCTGCCCTCCACCGGAATGGCCCCGATCGCCGAGGATCTGCTCAGCAGGGTGCTCGAACCGTATTCATACAAGGGCTGCCGCTACCTGACCGATGCCGAATATGGAATCACCTCCGACGCGGTGCACGCTCAGGGCAACTTCGCGATCAACGAGTCCGCCTATATCCGCAGTACCGGGCACTTCAACGCGGTGGAGTTGGTACTGTGCTTTAACCAGCTGGCCTACAGCGCCTTCGCTCAAGGTGTTATCAACGATGACATCTGGGCATTCCGTGGCTGGTCGATTGACGATTACTGCCGGAACCAACTCGCCGGCATGTTGATCAAGAGCACCTCGTCGCGGTTCCGGCGGCTGGTCAACGCACAGCAGTTCTCCGCCCGCCTGCAGGCCCGTAATTTCCATATCGTCGACCGGTCGTGGCGTTACCTGCAGTTCCACAGCACCATCGAATTCTGGGATCAGGACGGAGGATCCGCGGCCGGTGAGTTCGAGATCGCGGTCCTGAACATCCCGTAG
- the fadD10 gene encoding fatty acid--CoA ligase FadD10 produces the protein MWERIFEQARLRPGLIALRRSDGAGAVTYGELASGVEKLAATLRAASVTRGSRVMILSDNGPQTYLSVLACARLGAIAVMVDNALPPAAVARFREITDPAAIVPHAADEADAVRSSGIEIDWLAVQPEGYADEPLAMIFTSGTTGEPKAVLLPNRTFFAVPDILREEGLSWIDWVAGETTYSPLPATHIGGLWWILNGLMHGASCVTGGEGGVSLRELLAGNEVATACLVPTLMTRLVSELKLTGAHVPSLRFIAYGGSRAIPADVQFIEAAGVRTAQVYGLSETGCTALCLPTDDESIARIEEGAVGRPYPGVQTFLSDGESGGPTHGGVSASYGTLWIKSPANMLGYWGNPDRTREVLADGWVNTGDLVERRDDGFFYIRGRSSEMIISGGVNVVPDEVDRIAENVAGVGEAACYEIPDEEFGALVGLAVVPTAQLDGPGTAELKQRIAAKYRQESESMARPSIIAVVEDIPRTQSGKVMRSSLAATLTGAPTGA, from the coding sequence GTGTGGGAACGGATCTTCGAACAGGCCCGCCTGCGACCTGGGCTCATCGCACTGCGCCGCAGTGATGGTGCCGGTGCGGTGACGTATGGCGAGCTCGCTTCCGGAGTCGAAAAGCTTGCTGCGACACTTCGTGCCGCGTCGGTCACTCGGGGGTCCCGCGTGATGATCCTTTCGGATAACGGTCCACAGACGTATCTTTCGGTACTGGCGTGCGCACGGCTCGGAGCCATCGCCGTCATGGTCGACAACGCCCTGCCCCCGGCAGCCGTCGCGCGGTTCCGCGAGATAACGGACCCCGCCGCGATCGTTCCGCATGCGGCGGACGAGGCCGACGCGGTGCGTTCCTCGGGTATCGAAATAGACTGGCTGGCAGTACAACCCGAAGGCTATGCCGACGAACCGCTCGCCATGATCTTCACCAGCGGCACGACGGGTGAACCGAAGGCTGTGCTGCTGCCCAACCGCACGTTCTTCGCAGTCCCCGACATCCTGCGCGAGGAGGGACTGAGCTGGATCGACTGGGTGGCAGGGGAGACGACCTACTCACCGCTGCCCGCGACCCATATTGGTGGGCTCTGGTGGATTCTCAACGGGCTGATGCACGGCGCGTCGTGTGTCACCGGCGGTGAGGGCGGGGTATCGCTGAGGGAGCTGCTTGCCGGTAACGAGGTGGCCACCGCGTGTCTGGTGCCCACCCTCATGACCAGATTGGTATCCGAGCTCAAGCTCACCGGAGCCCACGTGCCCTCGCTACGATTCATCGCGTATGGCGGCTCGCGGGCGATTCCGGCCGATGTGCAGTTCATCGAAGCAGCGGGGGTGCGAACAGCCCAGGTCTACGGACTAAGTGAAACAGGCTGTACCGCACTGTGTCTGCCGACCGATGACGAGTCGATCGCCAGGATCGAGGAAGGCGCCGTCGGGCGTCCCTATCCAGGGGTGCAGACCTTCTTGTCGGATGGCGAGAGCGGCGGCCCGACACACGGCGGTGTGTCCGCGTCGTACGGCACGCTGTGGATCAAGTCGCCGGCCAACATGCTGGGGTATTGGGGAAATCCCGATCGCACCCGCGAGGTGCTGGCCGACGGATGGGTGAACACCGGTGACCTGGTGGAGCGTCGTGACGATGGATTCTTCTACATCAGGGGCCGCTCCTCGGAGATGATCATCTCCGGAGGGGTCAATGTGGTGCCCGACGAGGTTGACCGGATTGCCGAAAATGTTGCGGGCGTGGGCGAAGCGGCATGCTACGAAATACCGGACGAGGAGTTCGGTGCGCTCGTCGGGTTGGCGGTGGTACCCACCGCACAGCTCGATGGGCCAGGCACGGCCGAGCTCAAGCAGCGGATCGCGGCGAAGTATCGGCAGGAATCGGAATCGATGGCCAGGCCGTCGATCATCGCCGTTGTCGAGGACATCCCCCGGACGCAGTCCGGCAAGGTCATGCGATCGTCCTTGGCGGCCACGCTCACCGGGGCGCCGACCGGTGCCTGA
- a CDS encoding acyl carrier protein: protein MPETTRSRILAAVCDVLYISESELFDGEATDLRELGLDSVRFVLLMKQLGVTRGSELQKRLVSDLSIAGWAQALEQAQPEGVT from the coding sequence GTGCCTGAAACCACAAGAAGCCGGATCCTGGCGGCAGTCTGTGACGTGCTGTACATCTCGGAGTCGGAGCTCTTCGACGGTGAGGCCACTGATCTGCGGGAGTTGGGACTCGACTCGGTGCGTTTCGTGCTGTTGATGAAGCAGCTGGGTGTGACTCGCGGTTCGGAGCTGCAGAAGCGTTTGGTCTCAGACCTTTCCATCGCCGGATGGGCTCAGGCACTGGAGCAGGCACAGCCCGAGGGCGTCACATGA
- a CDS encoding AMP-binding protein encodes MTLAVEPRVDRVPLSRSQQNMYNGALQADDPGLYLIGKSYRLHPIELPVFLSALEGAIAVNPLQLCVLGPVREGAHYPELMRSLHFSDIVTVASEREEPITRAAGELVHMWSTDLAAKPLVRYTVRTGAGGQVVGLEIHAHHLLLDGGAIGVIEADLGRRLAGTSEFGAPCASAALAKIAAAHGLEAVKAEESLQRFGPAIQCELTDASRHGGHGFSPGDESAGAARGELQESVTLSGKAFDAIEALSEAKQVPLNILAAAASLAVEASLRQSTSTLLIHAVDNRFGEPDLNVATCLVNSIAHPVRFPAFASVRDVVEALDRDYVRASRRRWLREEQYRRMYLAINKTSHVEALTFNFIRETCAPALRPFLSAAPHATDIGPVEGRTVSCVMDEDRRTLTVSIWHRADQEGATTHPWIAERIAAALGSMEAMWDLPIAMTVNEWFGIGADGTRRRGDDCTQTEPAAAPAWFLDTEGGVQRFLQRRRFVEPWIAWLVASGIAPGDIVVCVDDDTDKTVDLLIACHLAGCGYSVCDSAKDASLRADSIVEHGGVAVRVVDTAAPIPLELESPMRDLVDERIEEVARDTALTMRTAYIMATSGSTGQPKLVPVTHGALALFARAAGHAYGWGAQDSILQCAPLTSDISVEEIFGAAVCGAQLLRSAAMKSGDLGALVRDIRELRPTLIDLPTAVWHLLCEDAEALAVIDASDLRQVVVGGEGVRSGAVDKWVEVVGAQSVSLVSSYGPTETTVVVTYLPIDGESQGDGSERLRVGLPVMPNTVYVAFGEIVVIGDTVSAGYLGTPGESFGVVGSADGAPRRAFATADRVVFDEDGFPTFAGRRDAIVKISGKRIDTASVIRRISEDPAIIDVGVGLHSGALVVWFQAHKDLDDNKIAARIRRLLVDLGVSSFFVVSVSGIPRKPNGKIDHDSLLTMPQFVNAVPDETETVETAAGLARVWSRCLGREIGAESSLLAEGIGSLDLIRMLPDTRRYLGRQLSVLDLISADSAAYLAAAGAAGVELGAVDTAIDIGADLERLTAAPRVTTLRRNNSQVSEDGPIIVLGASGIVGTGFGRATLDLKRRGALGPDVVLVTRSELPDSGPWPALRGVGGVRVRHAEPGFGPEALDTLLGETGARTLVNCIGNTNMLAPYRDIRDANVEWVSAAVEGCAGHGTRLIHMSTFVVNAEAAAARVTDPREALYPYAASKALAELVVAASPLGLDFTLARLPRVLGEASQLVDGTDVLVSIVDACLALQAFPCVTLIEEVTTGSAAAMSILGLAGDASTLGRGITVVRGRSVPYAEFLGGYGLEELELRAWKRVLDLSDWARRNPRRWSVIDAWAGLGMRLGAQTYAEHLAGYPTIPLDAAPVTELPAIPESIRDLLVQGRSQ; translated from the coding sequence ATGACGTTGGCGGTGGAACCGCGCGTGGACCGGGTGCCGTTGAGCAGGTCACAGCAGAACATGTACAACGGCGCGTTACAGGCCGATGATCCCGGGTTGTATCTCATCGGGAAGAGTTATCGGCTTCATCCGATCGAGCTGCCCGTGTTCCTGTCCGCGCTGGAGGGAGCAATAGCCGTCAACCCGCTGCAGCTCTGTGTCCTCGGACCAGTGCGGGAAGGCGCGCACTATCCAGAACTGATGCGGAGCTTGCATTTCAGTGACATCGTGACGGTGGCTTCGGAGCGGGAGGAGCCGATAACGCGGGCCGCCGGCGAGCTGGTGCATATGTGGTCCACGGACCTCGCCGCCAAGCCGCTCGTGCGGTATACCGTCCGCACAGGTGCCGGCGGACAGGTGGTGGGGCTCGAGATCCACGCGCATCATCTCCTACTCGATGGCGGCGCTATCGGGGTGATAGAAGCCGACCTCGGACGTCGTCTAGCCGGTACTTCGGAATTCGGAGCACCCTGTGCGAGTGCAGCACTGGCGAAGATCGCGGCGGCGCACGGTCTTGAGGCCGTCAAAGCCGAGGAGTCGCTGCAACGTTTCGGCCCGGCAATCCAGTGCGAGCTCACCGACGCGTCACGACATGGAGGGCACGGGTTCAGTCCTGGCGACGAGTCGGCGGGCGCGGCCAGAGGTGAGCTGCAGGAATCGGTAACGCTATCCGGCAAGGCCTTCGACGCGATCGAAGCGCTGTCCGAGGCCAAGCAGGTGCCGTTGAACATTCTGGCGGCGGCGGCTTCGCTTGCGGTGGAAGCAAGTCTGCGACAGAGCACCTCGACACTGCTGATTCATGCGGTGGACAACAGGTTCGGGGAACCCGATCTGAACGTCGCAACGTGCCTGGTCAACTCCATCGCGCATCCGGTCCGGTTCCCTGCTTTTGCTTCTGTGCGCGATGTCGTAGAGGCACTTGATCGCGACTATGTCAGAGCCTCACGGCGCCGGTGGCTTCGTGAGGAGCAATATCGCCGAATGTATCTGGCTATCAACAAGACATCGCATGTCGAGGCGCTGACCTTCAACTTCATCCGGGAGACCTGCGCACCCGCCCTACGCCCATTTTTGTCGGCCGCACCGCATGCGACGGATATCGGTCCCGTGGAGGGCAGGACCGTGTCGTGCGTGATGGACGAGGATCGGCGCACTCTCACCGTGTCTATCTGGCACCGCGCGGACCAGGAGGGTGCAACCACGCATCCGTGGATCGCCGAGCGGATCGCGGCGGCACTGGGATCGATGGAAGCCATGTGGGACTTGCCGATTGCCATGACCGTGAACGAGTGGTTTGGGATCGGTGCCGACGGTACTCGTCGCCGGGGAGATGACTGCACGCAGACCGAGCCCGCTGCGGCACCCGCCTGGTTCCTGGACACCGAAGGCGGTGTGCAGCGGTTCCTGCAGAGGCGACGATTCGTCGAGCCCTGGATCGCCTGGCTGGTCGCCAGTGGTATCGCACCGGGCGACATCGTGGTGTGCGTCGACGATGACACTGACAAGACCGTGGATCTTCTGATCGCCTGCCACCTCGCCGGCTGTGGGTACAGCGTGTGTGACAGTGCGAAAGATGCCTCCCTGCGCGCCGATTCGATTGTCGAGCACGGCGGCGTCGCGGTGCGTGTGGTCGATACTGCGGCCCCGATCCCGTTAGAGCTGGAAAGTCCGATGCGTGACCTCGTGGACGAGCGCATCGAGGAGGTGGCGCGGGACACTGCGCTCACGATGAGGACGGCGTACATCATGGCGACTTCAGGGTCGACCGGTCAGCCCAAACTCGTCCCGGTCACCCACGGCGCACTTGCTCTGTTCGCCCGTGCTGCCGGACATGCCTATGGCTGGGGTGCGCAGGACAGCATTCTCCAATGTGCGCCGTTGACCTCGGATATCAGCGTCGAGGAGATCTTCGGTGCGGCGGTTTGCGGAGCACAGCTGCTCCGTTCCGCGGCAATGAAATCCGGAGATCTGGGTGCCCTCGTACGGGACATCCGGGAGCTGAGGCCCACCCTGATCGACCTGCCGACGGCTGTGTGGCATCTGCTGTGTGAGGACGCCGAGGCCTTGGCCGTGATCGATGCCTCCGATCTGCGTCAGGTGGTCGTTGGCGGTGAAGGCGTTCGGTCCGGCGCAGTAGACAAGTGGGTGGAGGTCGTGGGGGCTCAGTCTGTCTCACTCGTCTCGAGCTACGGACCGACCGAAACGACGGTCGTCGTGACGTACCTGCCCATCGATGGGGAGTCGCAGGGCGATGGTTCAGAGCGGCTTCGGGTGGGTCTGCCGGTCATGCCCAACACCGTCTATGTCGCGTTTGGGGAAATCGTCGTCATCGGAGACACCGTGTCGGCGGGGTACCTCGGGACACCGGGCGAGAGCTTCGGCGTGGTCGGCTCCGCCGACGGCGCGCCTAGGCGGGCATTCGCGACCGCCGACCGCGTGGTGTTCGACGAGGACGGATTTCCCACCTTCGCCGGACGCCGCGATGCGATCGTGAAGATCTCCGGTAAGCGGATCGACACCGCGTCAGTGATCCGCCGCATATCCGAGGACCCGGCAATCATCGATGTCGGTGTGGGGTTGCACAGTGGTGCACTGGTGGTCTGGTTTCAGGCCCATAAGGACCTGGACGACAACAAAATAGCGGCGCGGATCAGACGTCTTCTCGTGGACCTCGGGGTCTCCTCGTTCTTCGTGGTGAGTGTGTCGGGCATCCCCCGTAAGCCGAACGGCAAGATTGACCACGACAGCCTGCTGACCATGCCGCAGTTTGTGAACGCAGTGCCCGATGAGACAGAGACCGTAGAAACTGCCGCGGGTCTAGCGCGTGTCTGGAGTCGGTGCCTCGGGCGGGAGATCGGTGCGGAGTCGTCGCTGCTTGCCGAGGGAATTGGCTCGCTCGATCTGATCAGAATGCTGCCGGACACTCGGCGGTATCTCGGACGCCAACTCTCGGTACTGGATCTGATCAGTGCCGATAGCGCCGCTTACCTTGCCGCGGCCGGCGCGGCAGGCGTCGAGCTCGGTGCCGTCGACACCGCAATCGATATCGGCGCGGACCTCGAGCGGTTGACGGCAGCTCCCCGCGTCACAACACTGCGCCGCAACAACTCACAGGTCAGTGAGGACGGACCGATCATCGTGTTGGGTGCGTCGGGGATCGTCGGTACCGGGTTTGGTCGAGCCACGCTCGACCTGAAACGCCGCGGTGCGCTTGGCCCCGACGTCGTGTTGGTGACGAGATCGGAGCTGCCCGATTCCGGACCGTGGCCCGCTCTGCGCGGCGTCGGTGGCGTCAGGGTCCGGCATGCCGAGCCCGGGTTCGGCCCGGAAGCACTGGACACACTGCTGGGCGAGACGGGGGCTCGCACCCTGGTCAACTGCATCGGGAACACCAACATGCTGGCTCCCTATCGCGATATCCGGGATGCCAACGTGGAGTGGGTATCCGCGGCCGTGGAAGGGTGCGCGGGGCACGGCACCCGGTTGATCCACATGTCGACATTCGTGGTCAATGCGGAGGCCGCCGCCGCACGCGTCACCGATCCACGTGAAGCCCTCTATCCGTACGCGGCATCCAAGGCACTGGCCGAACTGGTGGTCGCGGCATCGCCGCTCGGGCTTGACTTCACGCTCGCGCGGCTGCCCCGGGTGCTCGGAGAGGCAAGTCAATTGGTTGACGGCACCGATGTGCTGGTGTCGATCGTTGACGCATGTCTTGCGCTGCAAGCCTTTCCCTGCGTCACGCTGATCGAAGAGGTGACCACGGGAAGCGCCGCGGCGATGTCCATTCTTGGGCTGGCCGGAGATGCGTCGACGCTCGGCCGGGGAATCACCGTGGTGCGTGGCAGGAGCGTTCCCTACGCCGAGTTTCTCGGAGGGTACGGCCTCGAGGAACTGGAGCTGCGTGCATGGAAACGCGTGCTGGACCTCAGCGATTGGGCTAGGCGAAACCCACGGAGATGGTCGGTGATCGATGCCTGGGCGGGACTCGGGATGCGACTGGGCGCGCAGACCTACGCGGAACATCTCGCCGGATATCCGACCATCCCCCTTGATGCCGCGCCGGTAACCGAGCTCCCCGCGATACCGGAGTCGATCCGAGATCTGCTTGTGCAGGGACGTTCTCAATGA
- a CDS encoding PE family protein has protein sequence MILNVVPEGLAAASAAVEALTARLAAVHTAAAPVISAVVPPAADPVSIQSALAFSAHGIERNAAAVGAVYELGRAGVGVTEAATSYTVGDMQAAATYMPGIA, from the coding sequence ATGATCCTGAACGTCGTTCCCGAGGGACTGGCCGCCGCCAGTGCCGCGGTGGAGGCTTTGACCGCGCGGCTTGCCGCCGTACATACCGCTGCCGCGCCGGTGATTAGCGCGGTGGTGCCGCCGGCGGCCGACCCGGTATCCATCCAGAGCGCCTTGGCATTCAGCGCCCACGGCATCGAGCGCAACGCTGCCGCGGTCGGCGCCGTCTATGAGCTGGGCCGGGCCGGCGTCGGAGTCACCGAGGCGGCCACGAGTTACACGGTCGGCGATATGCAGGCTGCCGCAACGTATATGCCGGGAATCGCGTAG